Proteins encoded by one window of Blautia luti:
- a CDS encoding MATE family efflux transporter: MVTDLTKEHPNKTLWRFLLPMMLSVMFQQIYNIADSMIAGKFAGEDALAAVGASYPITVIFMAFAVGMNLGTSVIVSRLFGAGDRKGVRRAVTTAFVASGALGIALTLFGCMACRSMMLWIRTPEDILADGELYLKIYVFGLLFLMLYNVCTGICTALGDSKTPLYFLLGSSAGNIFLDFLFVAIFRWGVSGVAWATFIAQGISAILVLITVLHRLSAMTAEKQPLFDGKLCKQILAIAVPSILQQSVLSVGNLVVQAIINQYGSAVVAGYSGAIKLNTFVINIFMTLGSCLSSYTAQNLGAGKPERIPMGFKTGLKLAELTALPFVILYFGFSRQMMSLFLNAESTGALDAGVAFLQIVSPWYLMIVVKLMTDGIIRGYGAMLYFVLATIPDLILRIIFALIFSQKFASTGIWMAWPFGWLAATGLTIFFYRKVLQKMLGKSIKRRDI, encoded by the coding sequence GTGGTTACAGATCTGACAAAGGAGCATCCGAACAAAACGCTATGGCGTTTTTTGCTGCCAATGATGCTCAGTGTGATGTTTCAACAGATTTATAATATTGCAGACAGCATGATTGCAGGGAAATTTGCGGGGGAAGATGCTCTGGCAGCGGTTGGAGCGTCTTATCCGATCACTGTGATCTTTATGGCATTTGCAGTGGGAATGAATCTGGGAACTTCGGTGATTGTGTCCAGATTGTTTGGGGCAGGTGACAGAAAAGGGGTAAGAAGGGCAGTTACTACTGCATTTGTAGCATCTGGAGCACTTGGAATTGCTTTGACACTATTTGGGTGCATGGCATGCAGGAGTATGATGTTGTGGATCCGGACACCGGAGGATATTCTGGCAGATGGAGAGCTGTACCTGAAAATTTATGTGTTTGGATTGTTGTTTTTGATGCTTTATAATGTCTGCACAGGTATCTGTACGGCACTTGGAGACTCTAAGACTCCATTGTATTTCCTGCTTGGTTCTTCTGCCGGAAATATTTTTCTGGATTTTTTGTTTGTGGCAATATTTCGTTGGGGAGTCAGTGGTGTGGCATGGGCGACATTTATTGCACAGGGGATTTCTGCAATCCTGGTTCTGATCACGGTGCTTCACAGACTCAGTGCCATGACTGCGGAAAAGCAGCCGCTATTTGATGGAAAATTATGTAAGCAGATTCTGGCGATCGCAGTGCCGAGTATTTTGCAGCAGAGTGTGCTCAGCGTGGGAAATCTGGTGGTGCAGGCGATCATTAATCAGTATGGTTCGGCGGTTGTGGCAGGATATTCAGGAGCAATTAAGCTGAATACGTTTGTTATTAATATTTTTATGACACTTGGTTCCTGTCTGTCCAGTTATACTGCACAGAACCTGGGTGCAGGGAAGCCGGAGAGGATTCCCATGGGATTTAAAACTGGTTTAAAATTGGCAGAACTGACAGCTTTGCCGTTTGTGATTCTGTACTTTGGATTTAGCCGTCAGATGATGAGCCTGTTTCTTAATGCAGAGAGCACAGGAGCATTGGATGCAGGTGTGGCATTTCTGCAGATCGTGTCGCCATGGTATCTGATGATCGTGGTCAAGCTTATGACGGACGGGATTATCCGTGGATATGGTGCAATGCTTTACTTCGTATTGGCAACTATCCCTGATTTGATTTTAAGAATTATTTTTGCACTTATTTTCTCACAGAAATTTGCAAGTACAGGAATCTGGATGGCATGGCCGTTTGGATGGCTTGCGGCTACGGGACTGACGATTTTCTTTTACAGGAAAGTGCTGCAGAAGATGTTGGGTAAATCAATTAAGCGGAGGGATATTTAG
- a CDS encoding metallophosphoesterase, with translation MSLYAIGDFHLSFTVHKPMDVFDKRWKNHVVKIEKYWKKKVTENDMVVITGDHSWGRNLEECQADLDFIMALPGRKILLRGNHDMFWDAKKTEKLNEMFRGKLEFLQNNFYIYEDYALVGTKGYCYEGKDSYEHFLKIRDRELERLRCSFEAAKAAGYEKFIMFLHYPPTSIGEMESPFTLMAQEYGAEKVIYSHCHGEKRYDDSFKGYVEGIEYKLVSGDYLNFKPELVLR, from the coding sequence ATGAGTTTATACGCAATCGGTGATTTTCATCTGTCATTTACGGTTCATAAACCAATGGATGTGTTTGATAAGAGATGGAAGAATCACGTAGTAAAGATTGAGAAATACTGGAAGAAGAAAGTAACAGAGAACGACATGGTGGTGATCACAGGTGATCATTCCTGGGGACGGAATCTGGAGGAGTGCCAGGCGGATTTAGACTTTATTATGGCATTGCCGGGAAGAAAGATTCTGCTTCGTGGGAATCACGATATGTTCTGGGATGCAAAGAAGACTGAGAAGCTGAATGAGATGTTCAGAGGAAAGCTGGAGTTTCTGCAGAATAATTTTTATATATATGAGGACTATGCGCTGGTAGGAACAAAAGGCTATTGCTATGAAGGAAAAGACAGCTACGAACACTTCCTGAAGATCAGAGACCGTGAACTGGAACGTCTGCGTTGTTCTTTTGAAGCAGCGAAGGCAGCAGGATATGAGAAATTTATTATGTTTCTTCATTATCCGCCAACAAGCATCGGTGAAATGGAAAGCCCATTCACATTGATGGCGCAGGAGTATGGCGCGGAGAAAGTAATTTATTCACATTGCCATGGAGAAAAACGATATGATGACAGTTTCAAAGGTTATGTGGAGGGAATCGAGTACAAGCTGGTATCGGGGGACTATCTGAATTTCAAGCCGGAGCTGGTTTTACGATAA
- a CDS encoding leucine-rich repeat domain-containing protein translates to MKIYYREKSGGIEILRCLGIESRVEIPEMIDEKMVISAAPYAFSSHMDETEELKDASVWEMEDGFGFGREERVLAGNEVEEIVFPDSLREIGRYIFYGCGNLKKLEFSDSLMQIGCGAFTGCHALEKLTVHMKQGKKSGVKEMLGEMWQRIDVTFLYEDKNEQTVPERRLAGDMFETGKVHRKDSKCEARLVFPEHYDEAVENTPARILYTEYHGSGSNYRQCFYNKELNYQEYDKLFEMAVVMDKLEVLVNMSFGRLEFPYELTEKAREEYQGYIKKNLREIAVYLVKQEDIHRLEVISVQKLWTLEGIDAALDCASQRKETEVSAFLMNERANLVDKSVGDERVSVDKIKNHQEMNMPVLEKTVHASPAEKPLSMRKKRFEL, encoded by the coding sequence ATGAAGATATATTACAGAGAGAAATCTGGTGGAATTGAGATTCTGCGATGTTTGGGAATTGAGAGCAGGGTTGAGATTCCGGAGATGATAGATGAGAAAATGGTGATCAGTGCTGCGCCGTATGCGTTCTCCAGTCATATGGATGAGACGGAAGAGCTTAAGGATGCCAGTGTCTGGGAGATGGAAGATGGATTTGGATTTGGCAGGGAAGAGCGTGTTCTGGCAGGAAATGAAGTTGAGGAGATTGTTTTCCCGGACAGTCTGCGGGAGATTGGACGGTATATTTTTTATGGATGCGGGAATCTGAAGAAGCTGGAATTCTCTGACAGTCTCATGCAGATTGGATGTGGGGCATTCACTGGATGTCATGCATTGGAGAAGTTGACCGTGCATATGAAACAGGGAAAGAAGTCTGGTGTTAAAGAAATGCTTGGGGAGATGTGGCAGAGGATTGATGTGACATTTCTTTATGAGGATAAAAATGAGCAGACTGTACCAGAACGACGCCTGGCAGGAGATATGTTTGAGACAGGAAAGGTGCATAGAAAAGACAGCAAATGTGAGGCGAGACTCGTATTTCCAGAGCACTATGACGAGGCAGTTGAGAACACTCCGGCGCGTATTCTGTATACGGAATATCATGGTTCGGGAAGTAATTACAGGCAGTGTTTCTATAACAAAGAACTGAATTATCAGGAGTATGACAAGCTGTTTGAAATGGCAGTAGTAATGGATAAGCTGGAAGTTCTGGTGAATATGTCATTCGGCAGACTGGAATTTCCGTATGAACTGACCGAGAAAGCCAGAGAAGAATATCAGGGATATATCAAGAAGAATCTGAGAGAGATTGCTGTTTATCTGGTGAAGCAGGAAGACATACACAGATTGGAAGTCATATCAGTACAGAAACTCTGGACTTTGGAAGGAATCGATGCTGCCCTTGACTGTGCATCTCAGAGAAAAGAGACAGAAGTTTCCGCATTTCTGATGAATGAGAGAGCAAATCTGGTGGATAAGTCAGTTGGTGATGAGCGGGTGAGTGTGGATAAAATAAAGAATCATCAGGAAATGAACATGCCAGTTCTGGAAAAAACTGTTCACGCATCTCCAGCAGAAAAGCCACTGAGTATGAGAAAGAAGAGATTTGAATTGTAA
- a CDS encoding VWA-like domain-containing protein, translating to MQPENRTQEMAETAERLQVIGSSILRAARDELYLGMRFLDVALSSFSYQMDGSIHGFGTDGRVMYFQPQMLGGLYKENRILVNRGYLHMVFHCIFRHFAWRGAGRNIGAGYSAGENNADSEKTIEERLRDLSCDIAVEHIIDGMNYRSIRFSRSLLRRETYRLLEKEGKTLNAQRVYKILSGWNLSEKDFVNLEQEFRTDDHKYWESKKPDQKPNPMLSRKWGEINDGIETDLETFSQEAGEHDGDFLEQIKTENRSKYDYREFLRKFAVFHEEMAVDNDSFDYNFYTYGLRLYGNMPLIEPLESKEVKKVEEFVIVIDTSMSCSGELVRKFLEETYGVLSENESFFIKINVHIIQCDEKVHTDKKITSQEEMKDYMEHLELYGDGGTDFRPAFEWVDRLLEQHEFHNLKGLIYFTDGFGIYPQKMPPYKTAFVFMQDNYRDVDVPVWAMKLILDEDDLTESGK from the coding sequence ATGCAGCCAGAAAATAGAACACAGGAAATGGCAGAAACTGCAGAGCGTCTGCAGGTAATTGGCAGCAGTATTCTGCGGGCAGCACGGGATGAACTGTATCTGGGAATGCGCTTCCTGGATGTGGCGTTGAGCAGTTTTTCCTATCAGATGGACGGCTCAATTCATGGATTTGGAACAGACGGAAGAGTGATGTATTTCCAGCCGCAGATGCTTGGCGGATTGTATAAAGAGAACAGAATTCTGGTAAATCGAGGATATCTTCATATGGTATTTCACTGCATTTTCAGACATTTTGCGTGGCGTGGTGCAGGTAGAAATATTGGTGCTGGTTACAGTGCAGGAGAGAATAATGCTGACAGTGAAAAAACAATTGAGGAGCGCCTGCGGGATTTAAGCTGCGATATCGCAGTGGAGCATATCATAGACGGAATGAACTACCGAAGTATCCGCTTCTCCCGCAGCCTCCTGCGCAGGGAAACCTACCGTCTGCTTGAAAAAGAAGGAAAAACCCTGAATGCCCAGCGAGTATATAAGATTCTGTCCGGATGGAATTTAAGCGAGAAAGATTTCGTAAATCTGGAACAGGAATTCCGTACAGACGACCACAAATACTGGGAGAGCAAGAAACCAGATCAGAAGCCGAACCCCATGCTCAGCCGTAAATGGGGTGAGATCAACGATGGAATCGAGACAGACCTGGAGACGTTTTCTCAGGAGGCAGGAGAACACGACGGGGATTTCCTGGAACAGATTAAAACTGAGAACAGAAGTAAATATGACTACAGAGAATTCCTGCGAAAGTTTGCAGTTTTTCATGAAGAAATGGCAGTAGATAATGACAGTTTTGATTATAATTTTTATACTTATGGATTGCGGTTGTATGGCAATATGCCGCTGATTGAACCATTGGAATCCAAAGAAGTGAAGAAAGTAGAAGAATTCGTGATCGTCATTGACACTTCCATGTCCTGTTCCGGGGAACTGGTGCGGAAATTTCTGGAGGAAACCTACGGCGTACTCAGTGAGAATGAGAGTTTTTTTATAAAAATAAATGTGCATATCATCCAGTGTGACGAGAAAGTCCACACGGACAAGAAAATTACTTCTCAGGAAGAAATGAAGGATTATATGGAACATCTGGAATTATACGGTGATGGTGGAACAGATTTCAGACCTGCGTTTGAGTGGGTGGATAGATTGCTGGAACAGCATGAATTTCACAACCTGAAAGGGCTGATTTATTTCACAGATGGTTTCGGGATCTATCCGCAGAAAATGCCTCCATATAAGACGGCATTTGTGTTTATGCAGGATAATTACCGGGACGTAGATGTGCCAGTTTGGGCAATGAAGTTGATTTTAGATGAAGATGATTTAACCGAATCAGGTAAGTAG
- a CDS encoding ATP-binding protein, with amino-acid sequence MDIKRAKQEIKDSIEAYLAKDEFGHYLIPAIRQRPILLMGAPGIGKTQIMEQIARECKVGLVSYTITHHTRQSAVGLPFIKEKTFGNETFSVTEYTMSEIIASVYEKMEKTGLKEGILFIDEINCVSETLAPMMLQFLQGKTFGNQKVPEGWVIVTAGNPPEYNKSVREFDVVTLDRIKRIDVQPDFEVWKEYAYEQGIHPAVISYLELRRKNFYRMENTVDGRIFATARGWEDLSRLIQVYETLGKEVDREVVYQYIQHPMIAKDFAAYLALYNKYKTDYAVEDLLQGKWTQLTTQKIRNASLDEHLSLVGLLNGKLSQLFTECYLMDSYVTKLYEYMVYYRDNLADISLKAICQKAENDLASARKSELLAANEEKTSLRVNAFLEKIWLELEGLTQSEQDIYEKVKQAFSAEADALEEQTEAAAQTLQSVFDFMEAAFGDSQEMVAFITELNANFYSIWFIRENGSDQYYRHNKGLLFDDRQKLILGQMEELEDTMKRGITNV; translated from the coding sequence ATGGATATAAAACGAGCAAAACAGGAGATAAAAGATTCAATAGAAGCATATCTCGCGAAGGATGAATTTGGACATTATCTGATTCCTGCGATCCGTCAGAGACCAATCCTTCTGATGGGCGCACCCGGCATCGGCAAGACCCAGATCATGGAACAGATCGCCAGAGAATGCAAAGTAGGTCTGGTGTCCTACACCATCACTCATCACACCCGCCAGAGCGCAGTGGGACTGCCGTTTATCAAAGAGAAAACCTTTGGAAACGAAACATTTTCTGTCACAGAATACACCATGAGTGAGATTATTGCATCTGTCTATGAGAAGATGGAGAAGACAGGTCTGAAAGAAGGAATTCTTTTCATTGACGAGATTAACTGTGTCTCAGAAACCCTGGCACCGATGATGTTGCAGTTCCTTCAGGGAAAAACCTTCGGTAACCAGAAAGTTCCGGAAGGCTGGGTGATCGTAACTGCCGGAAATCCGCCGGAATACAACAAATCTGTCCGCGAATTCGATGTAGTAACTCTCGACAGAATTAAGAGAATCGATGTACAGCCGGACTTTGAAGTGTGGAAAGAATATGCCTACGAACAGGGAATCCATCCTGCAGTCATCTCTTATCTGGAACTTCGCAGAAAGAATTTCTACAGAATGGAGAACACAGTGGACGGCCGTATTTTTGCCACTGCCAGAGGCTGGGAAGACCTTTCCAGATTGATTCAGGTGTATGAAACACTGGGCAAGGAAGTGGACAGAGAGGTTGTATATCAATACATCCAGCACCCGATGATCGCGAAGGATTTTGCCGCATATCTGGCACTGTACAACAAATATAAAACAGACTACGCAGTAGAAGATCTGCTTCAGGGAAAATGGACACAGCTTACCACTCAGAAGATCAGAAACGCATCTCTGGACGAGCATTTAAGTCTGGTAGGACTTCTGAATGGAAAATTAAGCCAGTTATTTACAGAATGCTATCTGATGGATTCTTATGTAACAAAACTGTATGAATATATGGTATATTATAGAGACAACCTGGCAGATATTTCTCTGAAAGCAATCTGCCAGAAAGCAGAAAATGATCTGGCATCTGCCAGAAAATCAGAACTTCTGGCTGCAAATGAGGAGAAAACATCTCTCCGGGTCAATGCTTTTCTGGAGAAAATCTGGCTGGAACTGGAAGGACTGACACAGAGCGAACAGGACATTTACGAGAAAGTAAAACAGGCTTTTTCAGCAGAAGCAGACGCTCTGGAAGAACAGACAGAAGCTGCCGCACAGACACTGCAGAGTGTTTTTGACTTCATGGAGGCTGCTTTTGGAGACAGCCAGGAAATGGTAGCATTTATCACGGAACTGAACGCAAACTTTTACAGTATCTGGTTCATCCGGGAAAACGGTTCTGATCAGTATTATCGTCATAATAAGGGATTGTTATTTGATGACAGACAGAAGCTGATCCTGGGACAGATGGAGGAACTGGAAGACACGATGAAACGGGGGATTACGAATGTCTGA
- a CDS encoding DUF5107 domain-containing protein, with product MSELRFETKKIRVADLGKESCVPDLLGELTVQNNLEFHLDETDEIYEGYGRVKNAYPYRQRNTYTRELKEQEVQTAVLENRYLKAVFLPGFGGRLWELWDKYAGRNLLYTNDVLQFSNLAVRNAWFSGGVEWNMGIIGHNPFTTESLYTARTTNENGEPVLRMYEYERIRKVTYQMDFWLEKDSSFLNCRMRVVNEGKEVVPMYWWSNIAVPEYEKGRVIVPAVQAFTSRGNQVTKVDIPVVEGIDVSDYKTIKKSVDYFFDIPDGCPKYIANVDETGWGLLQISTDRLRSRNLFSWGNQDASNRWQEYLTDKAGRYVEIQAGLGKTQYGCIPMAPHTAWEWMEQYGSVDISEGVLEKEYKERTALVTERILESGLHEKLKEKLETSKEMSRKEAQLVYKGSVYGGLVTHGEGTKHLKFMEENTDESQSEIPKEAESLKNWKRFFETGILHCPQPLETPNEFLIDETNVDFLETHIEENAQNWYAYYQLGLGYYCRENYEKAEKAFRDSLKLRESAWAFHGLSCVKLMQNDKDQAGTYILQGMAFKRKELSYLKEGFRILLLSGKYEELSRFYRKLDKEEQEDGRLKLGYIQALHGLKQDKKALDLLESKGGLIPDDIRVGEDYLGEIWQELYESVYKKKGKLPHKFNFRAN from the coding sequence ATGTCTGAATTAAGATTTGAGACAAAGAAGATCAGAGTGGCTGATCTGGGAAAAGAGAGCTGCGTGCCGGATCTCCTTGGAGAATTGACCGTGCAGAACAACCTGGAATTTCACCTGGACGAAACCGATGAGATCTATGAGGGATACGGAAGAGTAAAAAATGCCTATCCATACCGCCAGAGAAACACTTATACAAGAGAGCTTAAGGAGCAGGAAGTGCAGACTGCAGTTCTGGAAAACCGCTATTTAAAGGCAGTATTTCTCCCTGGATTCGGTGGCAGACTGTGGGAACTCTGGGACAAATATGCGGGCAGGAATCTACTGTATACCAATGATGTTCTGCAGTTCAGTAATCTGGCAGTGCGTAACGCCTGGTTCAGCGGCGGTGTAGAATGGAATATGGGAATCATCGGACATAATCCATTTACCACAGAATCTCTTTATACTGCCCGGACTACCAATGAGAACGGAGAGCCGGTTCTGCGTATGTATGAATATGAGAGGATCCGTAAAGTAACTTATCAGATGGACTTCTGGCTGGAAAAAGACAGCAGTTTTTTGAACTGCAGAATGCGTGTTGTGAACGAGGGAAAAGAAGTCGTTCCGATGTACTGGTGGAGCAACATAGCAGTTCCGGAATATGAAAAGGGAAGAGTGATCGTACCGGCAGTTCAGGCGTTTACATCCAGAGGAAATCAGGTTACAAAAGTAGATATTCCTGTAGTGGAAGGAATCGATGTATCCGACTACAAAACTATAAAAAAATCTGTAGATTACTTCTTCGATATTCCGGATGGATGCCCGAAATACATTGCCAATGTAGATGAAACCGGCTGGGGACTTCTGCAGATTTCCACAGACCGCCTTCGCAGCCGTAACCTTTTTTCCTGGGGAAATCAGGACGCCTCCAATCGCTGGCAGGAGTATCTGACAGATAAGGCAGGACGTTATGTAGAGATTCAGGCAGGCCTTGGAAAAACTCAGTATGGCTGCATTCCCATGGCACCCCATACAGCCTGGGAGTGGATGGAACAGTATGGTTCTGTTGATATTTCCGAGGGAGTACTTGAGAAAGAATATAAAGAGCGTACAGCACTGGTAACGGAAAGAATCCTTGAGTCCGGGTTACATGAGAAGCTGAAAGAGAAACTGGAAACTTCTAAAGAAATGTCACGAAAAGAAGCACAGCTTGTATACAAAGGCAGCGTATATGGTGGGCTTGTCACCCATGGAGAAGGAACAAAACATCTGAAATTCATGGAAGAAAATACAGATGAATCACAGAGCGAAATTCCGAAGGAAGCAGAGTCTCTGAAAAACTGGAAACGCTTTTTTGAAACAGGAATTTTACATTGTCCACAACCGCTGGAAACACCGAATGAATTTCTGATCGATGAGACAAATGTGGATTTTCTGGAAACTCATATAGAAGAAAATGCACAGAACTGGTACGCGTATTACCAGCTTGGACTGGGATATTACTGCAGGGAAAATTATGAGAAGGCAGAGAAAGCTTTCAGAGATTCTCTGAAATTACGGGAAAGTGCATGGGCATTTCATGGCTTAAGCTGTGTGAAACTGATGCAGAATGACAAAGATCAGGCAGGCACATATATTCTTCAGGGAATGGCGTTTAAACGTAAAGAACTGTCCTATCTGAAGGAGGGATTCCGGATCCTGCTGCTGTCCGGGAAATATGAAGAACTGAGCCGTTTCTACCGGAAACTTGATAAGGAAGAACAGGAAGATGGCAGACTGAAACTGGGATATATTCAGGCTCTTCATGGTTTGAAACAGGACAAAAAAGCCCTTGATCTGCTGGAAAGTAAAGGTGGTCTGATACCCGATGATATCCGCGTGGGCGAAGATTACCTGGGAGAGATCTGGCAGGAACTGTATGAAAGTGTATACAAAAAAAAGGGAAAACTTCCGCATAAATTTAATTTTCGTGCGAATTAG
- a CDS encoding GatB/YqeY domain-containing protein — MELEALRKDMVAAMKAKDKVTKEAVSSLISAVKKVAIDEGCRDDIKSDLVDRVILKELKSVKEQLDTCPESREDLKAEYQARYDVIAKYAPKQMDAAEIKVYLEEKFADVLATKNKGQIMKAVMADLKGKADGKVINQVVAEICK, encoded by the coding sequence ATGGAACTTGAAGCATTAAGAAAAGACATGGTTGCAGCTATGAAAGCCAAAGATAAAGTAACAAAGGAAGCAGTATCTTCCCTGATCTCAGCAGTTAAGAAAGTAGCTATTGATGAAGGATGCCGCGATGATATTAAGAGTGATCTGGTAGACAGAGTGATCTTGAAAGAGCTGAAATCTGTAAAAGAACAGCTGGATACCTGCCCGGAGAGCCGTGAGGATCTGAAAGCTGAATATCAGGCAAGATATGATGTAATTGCCAAATATGCTCCGAAGCAGATGGATGCGGCAGAGATCAAAGTGTATCTGGAGGAGAAATTTGCAGATGTTCTTGCAACAAAGAATAAAGGCCAGATCATGAAAGCTGTTATGGCAGATCTGAAAGGCAAGGCAGACGGAAAAGTGATCAACCAGGTAGTTGCAGAAATCTGTAAATAA